DNA from Agarilytica rhodophyticola:
CTTTGTTTTAGATAATAAAAATACGCTAATTTTTTCAACTGAGAAGATTGCAAACAAAGAGAAATTTGACTATTGGGTTGAAACAGTTTGTGAACAGTTGATATTTGTCAACTGTGAAAGAAATACCAAGGGCGACTTTGAAGGAATTTTACGCACTAATATTTTAAATGACATGACGTTTGCGGAAATGCATTCTGTACCGCAAACTTTTTCTCGCACCAAAGGACAATTATCTAGAATGAATTATGATTCATTCATTGTCAGTATTCCTCTTACTTTTAGTGTTAATAAATCCATAGGCCATAGACCTCTTCCTTCAGATAAAGGAGACATTTCGTTTTTTGATGGATCTCGCGAGCAGTTGTTATTCGTGCAAGACAAGATCGATGCATTAATTATGATTATTCCCAAGAGCACCTTCATGAAATATCTTCCTAACCCCGAAAGATTCTCTGGTAGCTTGATTTCCACTAGAACACCGGCTGGTTTTTTAGCATCTAACTATGTTAGAAGTATTGCATCGCAAATAGGAGACATGGATACAAATCTCACCTCCTCTATCGGCGACCATATGTTACAGCTGTTTTCACTTGCATTAAATAACACTGTTGATAATGCTCATAATTTCTCACCTGCAATTAGGCATTCGCTATTCTTACAACTGAAGCGCTATATCGAAACAAACTTATATGATTGCAACCTAACACCACAGGTGATTGCTGATGCACATAGAATAAGTTTACGCTACTTATACAAGATATTTGAAGAAGAAGAACTCACGGTGAACCGTTTTATCATGTCACGCCGTTTACAAAAAACTAAAGAAGCATTAATAAACAGTAAGAATAATCATATGAGTATTACAGCTATAGCTTTAGATTATGGTTTTAAAGATAGCTCACACTTTAGCAGATCATTTAAAAAGGAGTTCGGCTTTACTGCTAAAGAGATAAGAAAACAAGGTGTTCCCCGATAAAACCCTCCCATAAATGCTAACTGCTAGGGCACAAAACAACGCTAAAACTTTGATAATCTTTGATTAATCTTGCAAAATAGACACTGTTACTAATGTTATAGCAAGGTCAAGAAATGCCCAGCAAACAAGATAAATCTTCTTCTTCGTCAAAGTGGGGACAGAAAGAAAAGAATGAGTGGAAGGCTCAACAACTTATCCAACGCTCCTATAATGACGAAGTGATTACAAGAATACAGTCACTTAAAGAAATATTAAGCGTTAATACATACGGCGCTCTGCCTTATGACGTTGAAAAATATCCACTATTTGTTATTAAGACACTCTCCTGGCATGAGAGCAAGCCAACTATACTCATTACAGGTGGTGTTCACGGCTATGAAACCAGTGGTGTTCATGGAGCTTTACGTTTCATGGAAACGCAGGCAATTAACTATTCTCAATACTTTAATATTGTCTGCGCCCCCTGTGTGAGTCCTTGGGGGTATGAAACAATCAACCGCTGGAATCCCGACACAATAGACCCCAATCGCTCATTTTATAAAGAAAGCCCATCCCAAGAAGCTGCTCAATTAATGAAGATGGCAGCATCACTGGGAATAGGAACAAACAGCAACCATAATTGCAAATTCGATTTGCTCGCACATTTTGATTTACATGAAACAACTGACACTGATAATACAGTTTTCAGACCTGCTTTATCTGCACGAGATGGTATCGAACAAGATATATGGGATATTCCCGACGGTTTCTATTTAGTTGGCGATAGTGAAAATCCCGTTGATGAATTTCAAAAAGCAATAATAGATTCTGTTAAAAAAGTGACCCATATTGCGCCTAACGATAGAAATGGAAAGATTATTGGAGAATCAATTACCCAAGAAGGTGTTATTAACTATCAAACTAGAAAACTGGGCTTATGTACCGGTTTTAGTAACAGTCAATACTGTACTACAACTGAAATGTACCCCGATAGCCCCAAAGTTAATGATGAAGACTGTATATTAGCGCAAGTAGCCGCCATAGTTGGTGGATTGGATTATCTTATTACAAGAATTTAGTGACATAAGTTGTGACGGTGGTTTTATACATCGTCACATTAGATTAATAACATTGCCTTATCTTATTGTCTTATTTAAGAGAGTCCGATTGTATAAGGTTATTTGTTAATTTTGCAATGAGAGCATAGATAGACAATTGGGGGTTAGCACCAATACTTGTGGGAAATAAGGAACCGTCAAAAACAAACAAATTTTTAACATGGTGATAACGGCCATGACTGTCCACAACACTGTTATTGATATCTCCTCCCATTGTGCAGCCACCCATTACATGAGCACTGGCAACTTGAGCGCGAAGCTTTTTAAGGGGCAATTTTTTAATTGCTTGGCGCGCTTTATCCCAAGAACTATAGATACTAGAGTCTAAATGTAAGGGTATAACGTGTTTCGCACCTGCTGCAAATAATAACTCTGTCATGGTTAACCAAGAGTGCTGTATACCCTCCCATATATAGTCAGTGATAGGATAATCTAAGACAGGATAATCATATTTATCTAGGGTTACCTCACCTCCAACACTGTCATCGTTGAAACCATCCCTCAGTAATGCGAGGCTTGCCTGCATATATGGAAATTTTTGCATGATATCATAGTGATGGCTGCCGTGATTTAAGAAAACGGTAGAGGCAAGTAAAGGGTGCATAGGGGCAGTTTCTAATTTATAACCGACTTTCCCCGTAACACCGTCACGCCATAATAAATCATCGACATAAACACTCTGTGGTGCACCTGAAAATGCATTGACAGGCTTTGGCATAATCCCGGTAACGAGACTCACCGGGTGAAGAAACGTGCGTTTACCTAAAGTTCTATATGGATCGGGAAGCTTGGAGCGTAACAATAATGCAGGTGAATTAATAGCACCGCCGGCAACAATAACTTTGGCTGCATGAACCGTGATTACAATATCCTTTTTTAATTTACCATACTTATTAATAGCAAATGCTTTTACACCTATCGCTTTATCTTTTTCAGTTAATATTTTTTGGGCACGACAGCAGCTCAATAAAGTTGCACCACTTTCCAAAGCCGTAGGAATAGTCGAAACTAACATAGATTGCTTTGCATTTATTGGACAACCAGTACCACAATAACCCAAATTTATACACCCATTTACATTTCGTGGAATCACTTTAGGTGTTAGAGAAAGAGCCTTCGCGCCACGTGCTAAAATTGTATTATTTTCATTAGCAGGTGATGCCCAAGGTGAAATATTTAGTCTTTGCTCCATGCGAATAAACCAAGGCTCCATATTTTCATAAAGAATGTCTTTTATATGAAAATTATCACTCCAATACTCCAGTGTTTTTTGAGGTGTTCTAAAGCTACTTGTCCAGTTTACCGTTGTAGAACCTCCTACAGCTCTTCCCTGTAAAATATTAATCGCCTTGTCTTTTGTTTTACGACCTGCAGCTTCTTGGTACAGCGTTGCATACGCCGTTTTTTCCTGCATATCAAAATCCGAGGATCGCTTTAAAGGCCCTTCTTCGAGCATTATAACTTTATAACCAGCCTGAGTGAGTATTTCTGCGGCAACACCACCACCAGCTCCGGTACCACAGATAACAACATCACAATCAAAAGCCCTTGAGCTATCGAGCTGCGCTACATTTATGTGATTGGGGTACTGTATATTCATTATAATGACAGGTCTGGCGGGCCAGGATAGTGTATTGTTTTCCAACTATCTGGCTCAGCGTAAAACGAACCAATAATAATTTGATGTAGGCCTTGATAAGCGCTCTGCAAAATTTCAATGAGACTGTTGCGCCATAGCTGTAGAAACTCTATTAAGTCTTGTACTGACGCAGCACTCCAACTTTTCCAGACGCCAGCCAATAGCCAACGTCCTACGCCATTATTGAGTATATTAAGTAGTTGACGCAGTTCATCTTGGGTACGCTCTGGCAGAATCAGAATAGCAAAATCGATATTAAAGAGCACATTGATTAGTTGCTTTTCTTTAATTCTTGTCGTATTTAATGTTTCACCATAAATAAAAGCGGGAATAAGTACGAGTAATGTTATTTGATCTTCATCATTCAAAAACTTAAAATCTTCATGATTCCATTCTAAATCAGATATAGAGTTGTCTTGCAGTATTTGAAAAGTCGATACTCCCAAAAGGCTAGTCACACCGATACCGGTAATCCATTTAAGAAGGTCTCGCCGATTGATGTTAGTTTTCAACTTTTCTGACCGCCTTATTTACCTGGCCCTAACATAAACTTTAATAACCATGAAGCAATACCCTTATTATATGGTGGGTACAGAAATGGAATTCCATTAAAACGGGATTGTATGAAAATTGATTTTTCTTTCGAAAAGGTACGAAACCCAGCTTCTCCATGATAGTGCCCCATACCGCTTGTTCCAACGCCACCAAAAGGAAGATTATCCTGAGCTATGTGCAAGATAGTGTCATTAATAGTAACACCGCCAGATAAAGTATTTTTAAGTATTTTATCTTTTTCTTTTTTATTATGGCTAAACAGATAAAGTGCTAGAGGCTTTGGGCGTTGATTTATATATTCTATACCGCTCTCAAAACTCTCATACCCAACAAGAGGCAGTAGTGGGCCGAATATCTCTTCTTTCAAAACAGCCATATCATCAGTGGCGTCAATAATAATAGTGGGAACGATCTTCTTCATTTCGGAGATAGATCCCCCCTCGAATAAAGGAACTAATTTTGCGCCCTTACTTTTTGCATCCTCTAGCATATTATTTAAGCGCTGATAATGGTTTTCGCTAATAATACTGGTATAACCTCGGCTCTGCCAATCGGGGTAGAACTGCTGTGCTGTTTTTCGTGCCTGTTCAGTAAAGGTATTTATCTCGTTTTGAGGAAGAAGAATATAATCTGGAGCTATACAGGTTTGGCCACTATTAATAAGCTTACCATTGATAATACTTTTTATTGCAGCATCGGATGGAAAGCTCTCGCCAATAATTACAGGAGACTTACCGCCAAGCTCAAGGGTAACAGGAGTCAGGTTTTCACTGGCAGTTCGCATAACATGTTTGCCGATCTGTGTAGCACCAGTAAATAGCAAATGATCAAAAGGCAGAGCTGTAAAAGCTTTGCCTACTTCAACATCACCGTTTACAACAGTGAGTAGCTCAGGGTCAAAGTACTCTTTAACCAGATCTGCAAATAATTGGCTAAATACAGGGGTATGTTCTGGCATTTTAACCATCGTCGTATTGCCGGCAGATAAAGCACCGGCAACAGGCCCAATAGCTAAAAAAAGAGGATAGTTCCATGGCGTGATCACACCAATAGTACCGAGGGGCTGGGACATGACTTTAGCACGGCCAGGCTGGAACCATAGGCTTACCGATTTTCGTTTAGGTTTCATCCAAGCGCTTAGATGACGAATACTATGTTTAATTAACTCTTGACACGGGAATACTTCTATCAAAAGGCTCTCTTGTTTATCTCGACAGCCGAAATCCTTCGTCAAAGCAGCACAAATAGAGTCGCGATTATCTACAACTAGCTTTAATAGCTGTCGCAAATTTTGCTTGCGAGCACTAGCTTCAAGGTAACGGTTTTGCGCAAAGTACTTTTGTTGACGCTGTAATGCAATATCGAGAAGATCGCCACCTATAATTTGACTATGTCCCATGCTGGTTACCGTACTTTAATTATATAATTAGCACATTATTATTGGTATTTTTAGAAAGCTATAACACAACCGTCAGACTAAAGCATGCATGAGCTAAATACAATATCATCATGAAACTAAATAAGCGTTATATACACCCATTATTAAAGAGTAAGGGCCTAGTCATCATCTAAACTATGCCACATCGCTGGTGTTTAAAATTATATATTTAAAAACTATTAGCGCCCACAATTTTTTTCAATACATTATCATATGGTGATATATCCAGTACTCTTTGAGTTTGAACATCAGCATCTTTTAACTTATCGTACTCACTAAGGGAAAAATTATAAAGATTTATCGGTATTGTATAGCTATCATGCTCTTTTATTAATTCTTTATCGACGAGTAGTTTAGCAACGCTATTTCTCAAACTTTCGTCAAAAAGATATTTTTTTTGCAAGGCAGAAAACTCAACAGGAGGTATGGTGTAATCTTCCTTTATCCACTTAGCACACAAAAGTGCCCTCAAGCCATAAAGAAAGCCTTTGGCGTTATATTGATTTTTTTCATCAAACAGTTTCTTCTTCGCTAAAGAGATATAATGATGAAAAACTAATTTTGGGTTAAAAGTTTGGATAACTAATTCCTTTAATAAACTCAGTTTTTCATCATCTTTTTTATAGACGATTGGTGAATATAACCACTCACAAAGTGCAGCGTTACCTTTATGCATCAAGTTAATAGATTTCGCAATATCCCAACCACTTACATCTAAATCGTCTATAAACACATTTTCAATCACATCCTTTTTCTTGAAAGCAGATAGATACCAATCAAGAGTGTGACAATAGATGATACGTATGTCGTAATCACTATCTAATGAAGGGAAACCCCAAGCACGGCTACCACTTTCTACAGCCAGGATAACATTGATATTTTTATCATTTTCGATATTTTTTAAGAGCCGGTTAATGTCCTCTCTTTTTTTATCTTGTATCATCTTTTACGGCTTCCTTTTACACTCTCGATTATCTTTTCAATTTCTGTCAAGGCAATTAAAGCCTGATCTTGATTAACAACACAATCGTCTATAGAACCATAGTGTTGCTCTAAGCACTGTAAGAGCAAGTTTTTAATCGCCACTTCATCCGGCATTAGTGGCAATTTGCTCGCTATATATATTTCTTCTAATTTTTTCTCTTTACGCTCAAAGTAATGCTCTACCTGTTCTTGCGACCATTCACCACGACGAATAGATTTGAGCTGTTCTTTATTCCTGCTAAGATCTAAATCACCTTCGATTAAGATCTGTTCCACTTCATTAAGTAAACGTACAACATGATAAGCAAACTTCACATCGTAGCCATATTTATGAATGACTTCCTTACGTTTTCCCTCGGGAATTTTGGTTCGCATTTTATGTATTTGTGCATAAGCATAGCCTTTAAACTTTGGCCAACATCCTTTATGTAAAAATATCTTACGCATTTCTCTTACACGCTCACCCACTTTAGTACTATATACAATACAGTGGCGAGGAACGAACAAAGTATCTATGATATTTGGGTTATTATCTGTTAGTAACCTAAAGTACTTTACTACAGAATATAGGGTTAAATCATATTCTCTTCCCTTACCGCCGCGAGCAGAGCAGTCAAACATATGATGTTGTTGAATTTGCTCAAACTTCGGTGAAAAATCGTCAAACCCCGGGATATCTCCACGTAGATGAGGAAATATCCAATCTTTAGGTGGGATAGCGAAGCCATAAAGATCTATATCAGAATCGTCTTGCGCAACACCATAAGCAGTGGATCCCATAATCACTTCATATTGCACACCGAACTCTAAGAACTTTGGTGGCGAAGTCAATAAACCTCGCTTAATTAAATACTGCGTTTTACTGCTCATAGTTCTACTCGCGGTTGCTGCATACCATTATATTGAGTGAATAGAAACCTGCCATTGTGTTTCACAAGTGTGTGTAAGCTTAACCAACTCTCCTGCTATTTGATTCACAATATCAATATTGGTGCTAAGGTGTAGACTCTTATTAAATGTACGGAAAGAACCACCTTTATTTAATAACATAGGAATAATTAATTGATCCGCCAAATACTCACCTACAGGAGCGCTTGAAGAGAGATATTCCCTGACTTTATCAACAACTTTACTAGCCACCCGCTCGGCGCTCACTCTTATTTCGCCTACCTGCTCGAAAACCTCTGTAATATCATTCATTGATAATCTTAGCGAAAGAATATTACCAGAGCCATGTGAGTCGACAATGTTATATTTTAACTTGTTAATATTTAATTTACTTTCAATATGCTTTAACTCACGCTCAGCTATATGCTCAGGAATTTTAGCCTGAGTTACTACGGCTTCCATATCACAAATTTTGCTTCGCTCTAATAGATATAACGCCTTAGATGTCCTATGGGGCTTTATAATAGCATTCCAGCGGCCACCACCTGATGGGTAAAAGCCATACCTTTCAATATTGGATTCAATTTGATAACCAATTGCTCTTACCGTAGGAATAAAGCATTGTGCAATAAAATCATAACTGGGCGCCATACCATTGTGTGTGCCACCTTTAAAAGTTATATGACTTTCGTGATCAGCCATAGCTAAAGCGGATAATATCGTTTGAAAAATTAAGGTCGTACTACCAGCGGAACCCACAGCAAAAACATATTCTCCTGCTCGTATATTACCTGGGGAAAAAACAACTTCTTGGCAACCAAGTTGGTCGCCAACAACTTTCGCAGAGCAAATTTTTTCCGCAGCCTTAAGACATGCCAGATGTTGTCTTAGTAGACCGGGCTTTTTTCTTCCAGCACGGATATTAATTATCTTTATATTTTTCCTTAAGCACATTGCCAAAGTTAAAGAGCTACGGAATATTTGACCACCGCCCTCACCTCGAGATCCATCAATTACTATCATTTTTATTCACTTAAAATTTAAATTTCTTTATAAAAGACCTTAGTTACACGTAAAAATGGGTTAACATCCTTGTTTTATGCTTCCCGGCACAAC
Protein-coding regions in this window:
- a CDS encoding helix-turn-helix domain-containing protein; its protein translation is MDFVLDNKNTLIFSTEKIANKEKFDYWVETVCEQLIFVNCERNTKGDFEGILRTNILNDMTFAEMHSVPQTFSRTKGQLSRMNYDSFIVSIPLTFSVNKSIGHRPLPSDKGDISFFDGSREQLLFVQDKIDALIMIIPKSTFMKYLPNPERFSGSLISTRTPAGFLASNYVRSIASQIGDMDTNLTSSIGDHMLQLFSLALNNTVDNAHNFSPAIRHSLFLQLKRYIETNLYDCNLTPQVIADAHRISLRYLYKIFEEEELTVNRFIMSRRLQKTKEALINSKNNHMSITAIALDYGFKDSSHFSRSFKKEFGFTAKEIRKQGVPR
- a CDS encoding M14 family metallopeptidase produces the protein MPSKQDKSSSSSKWGQKEKNEWKAQQLIQRSYNDEVITRIQSLKEILSVNTYGALPYDVEKYPLFVIKTLSWHESKPTILITGGVHGYETSGVHGALRFMETQAINYSQYFNIVCAPCVSPWGYETINRWNPDTIDPNRSFYKESPSQEAAQLMKMAASLGIGTNSNHNCKFDLLAHFDLHETTDTDNTVFRPALSARDGIEQDIWDIPDGFYLVGDSENPVDEFQKAIIDSVKKVTHIAPNDRNGKIIGESITQEGVINYQTRKLGLCTGFSNSQYCTTTEMYPDSPKVNDEDCILAQVAAIVGGLDYLITRI
- a CDS encoding GMC family oxidoreductase, encoding MNIQYPNHINVAQLDSSRAFDCDVVICGTGAGGGVAAEILTQAGYKVIMLEEGPLKRSSDFDMQEKTAYATLYQEAAGRKTKDKAINILQGRAVGGSTTVNWTSSFRTPQKTLEYWSDNFHIKDILYENMEPWFIRMEQRLNISPWASPANENNTILARGAKALSLTPKVIPRNVNGCINLGYCGTGCPINAKQSMLVSTIPTALESGATLLSCCRAQKILTEKDKAIGVKAFAINKYGKLKKDIVITVHAAKVIVAGGAINSPALLLRSKLPDPYRTLGKRTFLHPVSLVTGIMPKPVNAFSGAPQSVYVDDLLWRDGVTGKVGYKLETAPMHPLLASTVFLNHGSHHYDIMQKFPYMQASLALLRDGFNDDSVGGEVTLDKYDYPVLDYPITDYIWEGIQHSWLTMTELLFAAGAKHVIPLHLDSSIYSSWDKARQAIKKLPLKKLRAQVASAHVMGGCTMGGDINNSVVDSHGRYHHVKNLFVFDGSLFPTSIGANPQLSIYALIAKLTNNLIQSDSLK
- a CDS encoding coniferyl aldehyde dehydrogenase; translation: MGHSQIIGGDLLDIALQRQQKYFAQNRYLEASARKQNLRQLLKLVVDNRDSICAALTKDFGCRDKQESLLIEVFPCQELIKHSIRHLSAWMKPKRKSVSLWFQPGRAKVMSQPLGTIGVITPWNYPLFLAIGPVAGALSAGNTTMVKMPEHTPVFSQLFADLVKEYFDPELLTVVNGDVEVGKAFTALPFDHLLFTGATQIGKHVMRTASENLTPVTLELGGKSPVIIGESFPSDAAIKSIINGKLINSGQTCIAPDYILLPQNEINTFTEQARKTAQQFYPDWQSRGYTSIISENHYQRLNNMLEDAKSKGAKLVPLFEGGSISEMKKIVPTIIIDATDDMAVLKEEIFGPLLPLVGYESFESGIEYINQRPKPLALYLFSHNKKEKDKILKNTLSGGVTINDTILHIAQDNLPFGGVGTSGMGHYHGEAGFRTFSKEKSIFIQSRFNGIPFLYPPYNKGIASWLLKFMLGPGK
- a CDS encoding nucleotidyltransferase domain-containing protein, with product MIQDKKREDINRLLKNIENDKNINVILAVESGSRAWGFPSLDSDYDIRIIYCHTLDWYLSAFKKKDVIENVFIDDLDVSGWDIAKSINLMHKGNAALCEWLYSPIVYKKDDEKLSLLKELVIQTFNPKLVFHHYISLAKKKLFDEKNQYNAKGFLYGLRALLCAKWIKEDYTIPPVEFSALQKKYLFDESLRNSVAKLLVDKELIKEHDSYTIPINLYNFSLSEYDKLKDADVQTQRVLDISPYDNVLKKIVGANSF
- a CDS encoding nucleotidyltransferase domain-containing protein, yielding MSSKTQYLIKRGLLTSPPKFLEFGVQYEVIMGSTAYGVAQDDSDIDLYGFAIPPKDWIFPHLRGDIPGFDDFSPKFEQIQQHHMFDCSARGGKGREYDLTLYSVVKYFRLLTDNNPNIIDTLFVPRHCIVYSTKVGERVREMRKIFLHKGCWPKFKGYAYAQIHKMRTKIPEGKRKEVIHKYGYDVKFAYHVVRLLNEVEQILIEGDLDLSRNKEQLKSIRRGEWSQEQVEHYFERKEKKLEEIYIASKLPLMPDEVAIKNLLLQCLEQHYGSIDDCVVNQDQALIALTEIEKIIESVKGSRKR
- the rtcA gene encoding RNA 3'-terminal phosphate cyclase, with the translated sequence MIVIDGSRGEGGGQIFRSSLTLAMCLRKNIKIINIRAGRKKPGLLRQHLACLKAAEKICSAKVVGDQLGCQEVVFSPGNIRAGEYVFAVGSAGSTTLIFQTILSALAMADHESHITFKGGTHNGMAPSYDFIAQCFIPTVRAIGYQIESNIERYGFYPSGGGRWNAIIKPHRTSKALYLLERSKICDMEAVVTQAKIPEHIAERELKHIESKLNINKLKYNIVDSHGSGNILSLRLSMNDITEVFEQVGEIRVSAERVASKVVDKVREYLSSSAPVGEYLADQLIIPMLLNKGGSFRTFNKSLHLSTNIDIVNQIAGELVKLTHTCETQWQVSIHSI